One genomic segment of Fusobacterium nucleatum includes these proteins:
- a CDS encoding aminotransferase class I/II-fold pyridoxal phosphate-dependent enzyme has product MSKLDQNKTPLFTILKDEYVRRNILPFHVPGHKRGKGVDEEFYNFMGEAPFSIDVTIFKMVDGLHHPKSCIKEAQELVADAYGVKHSFFAVNGTSGAIQAMIMSVVKAGEKILVPRNVHKSVSAGIILSGSEPVYMNPEIDENLGIALGVKPQTVENMLKQDPDIAAVLIINPTYYGVATDIKKIADIVHSYDIPLIVDEAHGPHLHFHDELPVSAVDAGADICTQSTHKILGAMTQMSLIHVNSDRVNVEKVKQILSLLHTTSPSYPLMASLDCSRRQIATQGQELLTRTIELAKYFRREANRIPGIYCFGEELVGKDGFFAFDPTKITISAKELGLKGGELESLLVDDYNIQMELSDYYNTLGLITIGDTEESVNKLLDALRDISRRFFGKEKTLEKNIIKLPETPELVLMPREAFYSEKNKVPFKESVGKISGEMIMAYPPGIPIIIAGERISQDIIDHIEELKEADLHIQGMEDPELETINVIEEEDAVYLYTEKMKNVLIGIQTNLGVNKTGTEFGPDDLIQAYPDTFDEMELISVERQKEDFNDKKLKFKNTVLDTCEKIAKRVNEAVIDGYRPILVGGDHSISLGSVSGVSLEKEIGVLWISAHGDMNTPESTLTGNIHGMPLALLQGLGDRELVNCFYEGAKLDSRNIVIFGAREIEVEERKIIEKTGVKIVYYDDILRKGIDNVLDEVKDYLNVDNLHISIDMNVFDPEIAPGVSVPVRRGMSYDEMFKSLKFAFKNYSVTSADITEFNPLNDINGKTAELVNGIVQYMMNPDY; this is encoded by the coding sequence ATGTCTAAATTAGACCAAAATAAGACACCATTATTTACCATATTAAAAGATGAATATGTGAGAAGGAATATACTTCCATTTCATGTTCCTGGACATAAAAGAGGAAAAGGAGTTGATGAAGAATTTTATAACTTCATGGGAGAGGCTCCTTTTTCAATAGATGTAACAATTTTTAAAATGGTTGACGGTCTTCATCATCCAAAAAGTTGTATAAAAGAAGCTCAAGAATTAGTTGCAGATGCTTATGGGGTTAAACATAGTTTTTTTGCAGTAAATGGAACTTCTGGTGCTATACAAGCAATGATAATGTCAGTTGTAAAAGCAGGGGAAAAAATATTAGTGCCAAGAAATGTTCATAAATCAGTTTCAGCAGGAATTATTCTAAGTGGTTCTGAACCCGTGTATATGAATCCTGAAATTGATGAGAATTTGGGAATTGCTTTAGGAGTAAAACCACAAACTGTTGAAAATATGTTAAAGCAAGATCCTGATATAGCGGCAGTTCTTATTATAAATCCAACTTATTATGGGGTAGCAACAGATATTAAAAAGATAGCAGATATAGTTCATAGCTATGACATACCTCTTATTGTAGATGAAGCTCATGGACCACATTTACACTTCCATGATGAATTACCAGTTTCTGCTGTTGATGCTGGTGCAGATATCTGTACTCAAAGTACACATAAAATTTTAGGTGCTATGACTCAAATGTCTCTTATCCATGTAAATTCTGATAGAGTTAATGTTGAAAAAGTAAAACAAATTTTAAGTTTACTTCATACAACTTCTCCATCATATCCTTTGATGGCATCTCTTGATTGTTCAAGAAGACAAATAGCTACTCAAGGGCAAGAATTACTTACAAGGACTATTGAACTTGCTAAATATTTTAGAAGAGAAGCTAATAGAATACCTGGAATTTACTGTTTTGGAGAAGAACTTGTTGGAAAAGATGGCTTTTTTGCTTTTGACCCAACAAAAATTACAATATCAGCAAAAGAATTAGGACTTAAAGGTGGAGAACTTGAAAGCCTACTTGTAGATGATTACAATATTCAAATGGAATTATCAGACTACTATAACACTTTGGGACTTATTACAATAGGAGATACAGAAGAAAGTGTAAATAAATTACTTGATGCTTTAAGAGATATAAGCAGAAGATTTTTTGGAAAAGAAAAAACATTGGAAAAAAATATTATAAAACTTCCTGAAACTCCTGAATTAGTATTAATGCCAAGAGAAGCTTTTTATAGTGAAAAGAATAAAGTTCCATTTAAAGAAAGTGTTGGAAAAATATCTGGTGAAATGATAATGGCATATCCACCTGGTATCCCAATAATTATTGCAGGAGAAAGAATAAGTCAAGATATAATTGATCATATTGAAGAATTAAAAGAAGCTGATTTACATATTCAAGGTATGGAAGACCCAGAACTTGAAACTATAAATGTAATTGAAGAAGAAGACGCTGTTTACTTATATACTGAAAAGATGAAAAATGTTCTTATTGGAATACAAACAAATCTTGGAGTTAATAAAACAGGAACTGAATTTGGACCAGATGATTTAATTCAAGCTTATCCAGATACTTTTGATGAAATGGAATTAATTTCTGTTGAAAGACAAAAAGAAGACTTCAATGATAAAAAATTAAAATTCAAAAATACAGTTTTAGATACTTGTGAAAAGATAGCTAAGAGAGTTAATGAAGCCGTAATTGATGGATATAGACCAATACTTGTTGGAGGAGACCACTCAATTTCATTAGGAAGTGTATCAGGTGTTTCTCTAGAAAAAGAAATTGGAGTTTTATGGATAAGTGCTCATGGAGATATGAATACTCCTGAAAGTACACTTACAGGAAATATTCATGGAATGCCATTAGCTTTACTCCAAGGTTTAGGAGATAGAGAACTTGTAAATTGTTTCTATGAAGGTGCTAAACTTGATAGCAGAAATATAGTTATCTTTGGTGCAAGAGAAATTGAAGTTGAAGAAAGAAAAATTATTGAAAAGACTGGTGTAAAAATTGTTTATTATGATGACATTCTAAGAAAAGGTATAGACAATGTCTTAGATGAAGTAAAAGATTATCTAAATGTTGATAATTTACATATCAGTATAGATATGAATGTATTTGATCCAGAAATTGCTCCTGGTGTGTCTGTACCTGTTAGAAGAGGAATGTCTTATGATGAAATGTTTAAATCATTGAAATTTGCATTTAAAAATTACTCAGTTACATCAGCAGATATTACAGAATTTAACCCATTGAATGATATTAATGGAAAAACTGCTGAACTTGTAAATGGTATAGTACAATATATGATGAACCCAGATTATTAA
- a CDS encoding endo alpha-1,4 polygalactosaminidase, producing MKKYILLLLFSISCFSFSAVNNIYKERMKDFIKELRNNTNKEKIIITQNGNELYFKNGKIDNKFFTITNGTTQESLYYGDELRFNVPTAKGLKNELLELTVPIRKKGKPVFVINYGKGKKKREFLKKEDLKTKFVSELLPSFNADKLYETIKDYNDEDINSLNEVKNFLCFLNPENFSDIDEYYQALKNTNYDLLLIEVSYKNTFFTKEQIEDLKIKNNGGKRIVIGYLSIGEAEDYRFYWNKKWNEKKPNWIIKESENWEGNYIVKYWSSEWRDIIKEYQKKLDEIGVDGYLLDTIDTYRYFEENYKGTVIN from the coding sequence ATTAAAAAATATATTTTATTATTATTGTTTTCTATAAGCTGTTTTTCTTTTTCAGCAGTAAATAATATATATAAAGAAAGAATGAAAGATTTTATTAAAGAATTAAGAAATAATACAAATAAAGAAAAAATTATTATCACTCAAAATGGAAATGAATTATATTTTAAAAATGGAAAAATAGATAATAAATTTTTTACTATAACCAATGGGACAACACAAGAATCTTTATATTATGGAGATGAATTAAGGTTTAATGTTCCTACTGCTAAGGGATTAAAAAATGAATTATTAGAATTGACTGTACCTATAAGAAAGAAAGGAAAACCTGTTTTTGTTATAAACTATGGTAAAGGTAAGAAAAAAAGAGAATTTTTGAAGAAGGAAGATTTAAAAACTAAATTTGTAAGTGAACTTTTACCATCTTTTAATGCTGATAAATTATATGAAACAATAAAAGATTATAATGATGAAGATATAAATTCTTTAAATGAAGTAAAAAACTTTTTATGCTTCTTAAATCCAGAAAATTTTTCTGATATAGATGAATATTATCAAGCTTTAAAAAATACTAATTATGATTTACTTTTAATTGAAGTTTCTTATAAAAATACTTTCTTTACAAAGGAACAAATAGAAGATTTAAAAATTAAAAATAATGGTGGAAAAAGAATAGTTATTGGTTATTTGAGTATAGGAGAAGCTGAAGATTATAGATTTTATTGGAATAAAAAATGGAATGAAAAGAAACCTAATTGGATAATTAAAGAAAGTGAGAATTGGGAGGGAAATTATATTGTTAAGTATTGGTCTTCTGAATGGAGAGATATTATAAAAGAATATCAAAAAAAATTAGATGAAATAGGAGTAGATGGTTATTTACTGGATACTATTGATACTTATCGATATTTTGAAGAAAATTATAAAGGAACTGTTATAAATTAA
- a CDS encoding TonB-dependent receptor has product MKKLLVLLTILSSIIAYAEDTIELDQTTVKGSKTSDYTAPPKEQKNTFVITQERIREKNYKNVEDILRDAPGVVVQNTAFGPRIDMRGSGEKSLSRVKVLVDGVSINPTEETMASLPINAIPVESIRKIEIIPGGGATLYGSGSVGGVVSISTNSNVTKDNFFMDLNYGSYDNRNFGFAGGYNFNKNLYVNYGFSYLNSEDYREHEEKENKIYLLGFDYKINAKNRFRFQTRFSDIKQDSSNQIPVEELKNNRRKAGLNMDIDTKDRSYTFDYEYRPTQNVTLSTSLYKQEQDRNINTESIDDIKIIASNRRFSHITQEKIFYDVKSEMQAKFEEDKKGLKVKAKFDYNLVGDNVSETILGFDYQTSTNKRNSLVQSETLKNYYDSSIGGFRNLDSADRSPIINKVDMKMTKKSEGIYIFNKWGLSNWLDVTLGGRMERTKYNGYRENGPNVMPYVTPEKKRIDTDEKLTNYAGELGLLFKYNDTGRIYTRYERGFVTPFGNQLTDKIHDTELKNKQAGIIVPPSVNVASKYVANNLKSEKTDTFEIGFRDYIWGSSISTSFFLTDTTDEITLISSGVTNPAVNRWKYRNIGKTRRLGIEFEAEQNIGKFRFNQSLTLVRTKVLIANDEARIAKGDQVPMVPRLKATLGVKYNFTDRLSGYLNYVYLAKQESRELRENPDISKDDVVVKHTIGGHGTLEAGLSYKPDNYSDIKIGAKNILSNKYNLRETSLEALPAPKRNYYLQLNVRF; this is encoded by the coding sequence ATGAAAAAATTATTAGTCTTACTTACTATACTATCTTCAATAATAGCTTATGCAGAAGATACTATAGAACTTGATCAAACAACTGTAAAAGGCTCAAAAACTTCTGATTACACTGCACCACCTAAAGAACAAAAAAATACTTTTGTAATCACTCAAGAAAGGATTAGAGAAAAAAATTATAAGAATGTAGAAGATATATTAAGAGATGCACCAGGGGTTGTAGTTCAAAATACGGCTTTTGGACCAAGAATAGACATGAGAGGTAGTGGAGAAAAATCATTAAGTAGAGTTAAAGTTTTAGTTGATGGTGTAAGTATCAACCCTACTGAAGAAACAATGGCAAGTTTACCAATTAATGCTATTCCTGTGGAATCTATTAGAAAAATAGAAATAATTCCAGGTGGTGGAGCTACTCTTTATGGAAGTGGTTCTGTTGGTGGAGTTGTAAGTATTTCCACAAACTCAAATGTAACTAAGGATAATTTTTTTATGGACTTAAACTATGGTTCTTATGACAATAGAAACTTTGGTTTTGCAGGAGGATATAATTTCAATAAAAATCTATATGTCAACTATGGTTTTAGTTATTTGAATAGTGAAGATTATAGAGAACATGAAGAAAAGGAAAATAAAATTTATTTACTTGGATTTGACTACAAGATAAATGCAAAAAACAGATTTAGATTTCAAACTAGATTTAGTGATATTAAACAAGATTCATCTAACCAAATTCCTGTTGAAGAATTAAAAAATAACAGAAGAAAAGCAGGACTTAATATGGATATAGATACAAAGGATAGAAGCTACACTTTTGATTATGAATACAGACCTACTCAAAATGTAACATTATCAACAAGTTTGTATAAACAAGAACAAGATAGAAATATAAATACAGAAAGTATAGATGATATTAAAATTATTGCTTCAAATAGAAGATTTTCACATATAACACAAGAAAAGATTTTTTATGATGTAAAATCTGAAATGCAGGCTAAATTTGAAGAAGATAAAAAAGGTTTAAAAGTAAAAGCTAAATTTGACTATAACTTAGTAGGGGATAATGTAAGTGAAACAATACTTGGTTTTGACTATCAAACATCAACAAATAAAAGAAATTCTCTTGTACAATCTGAAACATTAAAAAATTATTATGATAGTTCTATTGGAGGATTTAGAAATTTAGATTCAGCTGATAGATCCCCAATTATAAATAAAGTTGATATGAAAATGACTAAAAAATCAGAAGGTATATATATTTTTAATAAATGGGGTCTAAGTAATTGGCTTGATGTAACTCTTGGTGGAAGAATGGAAAGAACTAAATACAATGGTTATAGAGAAAATGGACCAAATGTTATGCCTTATGTAACACCAGAAAAAAAGAGAATAGATACTGATGAAAAATTAACTAACTATGCAGGAGAACTTGGACTTTTATTCAAATATAATGACACAGGAAGAATATACACTAGATATGAAAGAGGTTTTGTTACTCCATTCGGAAATCAACTTACAGATAAAATTCATGATACAGAATTAAAAAATAAGCAAGCTGGAATTATTGTACCTCCAAGTGTAAATGTTGCTTCTAAATATGTTGCTAATAATTTAAAATCTGAAAAGACTGATACTTTTGAAATAGGTTTTAGAGATTACATTTGGGGTTCTTCTATTAGTACATCATTTTTCTTAACAGATACAACTGATGAAATAACTTTGATTAGTTCAGGAGTAACTAATCCAGCTGTTAATAGATGGAAATACAGAAATATTGGTAAAACAAGAAGATTAGGAATTGAATTTGAAGCTGAACAAAACATTGGGAAATTCAGATTTAATCAATCTCTAACTTTGGTTCGTACAAAAGTTTTAATTGCTAATGATGAAGCTAGAATAGCAAAAGGTGATCAAGTCCCTATGGTTCCAAGATTAAAAGCTACTTTGGGAGTAAAATATAATTTTACAGACAGATTATCAGGATATTTAAACTATGTATATTTAGCTAAACAAGAAAGTAGAGAACTTAGAGAAAATCCTGATATATCAAAAGATGATGTTGTTGTAAAGCATACTATTGGAGGACATGGAACTTTGGAAGCAGGGCTTTCATATAAACCAGATAACTATTCAGACATAAAAATAGGTGCAAAAAATATTTTATCTAATAAATATAATTTAAGAGAAACAAGTTTAGAAGCTTTACCTGCACCAAAAAGAAATTATTACTTACAACTAAATGTTAGATTCTAA
- a CDS encoding autotransporter domain-containing protein, translating to MKIKRLIMILLIVAATVSYADERTDTIKQIDKIIDNAITKAIESDKTNPYLKQSRIKSIKEQILSAIKKDLDEPGLTRLDIPEILPKIDKEIKKIGDGIGPKNNYRIIQESKEVIQPVEQTAYEGFLRVVDTQNRMNGVKSNYWEKGNVKAQRTHNGVDLVPIAHVVYENAASDLREEPNSNSKIRRSSHTIADLAEKGIGAFTKEDYSELAYKNSNQFYEKRFYFGAGNTVKDIIFLNKEKFSSEVENTKKNKNERYYIEGEYKLVTTNATEDERSKSFGAEKDVNPLDITMKEYRTRIEGKSKAEISAFLKEKMAQKNIKNVIQEGEDLYTVDSKGRKWKVDWKLEPVSVESGSKTEYKDTVFTTINYYSPFDDKSTTDNRGKLLYTKDGSIYAQDKNRYTNDVSLKLTETETKVETKIKKMLKLTKNKYGPEMALTPAEFNANNEYRDPNKYYSHYDEDDNIYYVSKITRISKEFETTDTKSIEEFKKYAQNLVEENIDKEIKENVKVKKDVTKSLNDFIATAKERVEKGEAPRNQFDQYFYDKKHLSKEDFENKWIKPFQDEKYKTAKENYERELAEAQKRFEIVDKEYNKYKDEETNFYNNPNRPSTFYGIATWEGLDTEQQKKDYLNSLSDKDRKYVETWVKLYENRINFEKEWKKLNAEISDGIAKKYGFWNDPSATPEQRKYVGLNGLIKDLDLTRSIAGKNIEFRGIGRIEGTVDLGEGKNTLKIAEQMTGQYGTNITLGAYAKLKNIDTVEVGGSLTLDNAQASISGRTSLRMDIDATKKNSEGHYYQHALKDSDPNIRFIKYGTTNMDSRNDFMIELLTSKITENEAIIDMGRKIDYTWHDIKTGKDYDMTIPFVSDSIAHQLINNKKLSKNGTSLLELKTREELRRLNSDENAVYRSIRNANKLGILSPTLTTTNKKTTFNTVDQEKEAKKKKDLLTYLKTKTDEELVNDLSQFNLSETEKKEALELVKKLKNSDDFKSIMNKEKELKTKLDEINKLEKDSNYQNLHFQEIASKIESDFNDLSNKVYSLYPNAKDLEKQFETDLKREDPYTLVKKAVLLADRNPELKAKLDSIKNELKTKLNDTRELLKKDLATIKELKAKYPNSKFGDIEKTIETILSGDNLEKMVLSSRDYNKNSDLAALVSDFKKLVSDISLQLKEKENIVKALEENDASIEQPRYADYHRLKSKIFYTMREEEVLSELKNMLNQLSDRNIYSKLNKISKNEISTYTTIPFEVTHALTDKKNIARGGFISNRTVQDNFKGNIYTAYGLYETTANSNTKYGVLFGGANTKHNEVYQRNLTTVATESEIKGVSAYIGGYFNKPVINNLNWITGIGTQYGRYKVKREMRNNYQDLHSEGKVNTASLNTYSGFIINYPIQEDVFVQLKGLLAYTMVKQSKVNESGDLPLDINGKTYHYVDGEAGISFNKIFYGEDLKSSISAGAYGILGLSGYKNSNLEGKIDGSSSSFGIKGDKVKRDAIKIHLDYNVQTDAGYTYGLEGTYITNSKENNVKIGVKGGYTF from the coding sequence ATGAAAATAAAAAGATTAATAATGATATTACTAATAGTAGCTGCCACAGTTTCTTATGCTGATGAAAGAACAGATACAATTAAACAAATTGATAAAATAATAGATAATGCTATAACTAAGGCAATAGAAAGTGATAAAACTAATCCTTATTTAAAACAAAGTAGGATAAAGTCCATTAAAGAACAAATATTATCTGCTATAAAAAAAGATTTAGATGAGCCTGGCTTAACTCGTCTTGATATTCCAGAAATATTACCAAAAATAGATAAAGAAATTAAAAAAATTGGAGATGGAATAGGTCCTAAAAATAATTATAGAATAATTCAAGAAAGTAAAGAAGTTATACAACCTGTAGAACAAACAGCTTATGAAGGATTTTTAAGAGTTGTAGATACTCAGAATAGAATGAATGGTGTAAAATCAAATTATTGGGAAAAAGGAAATGTAAAAGCTCAAAGAACACATAATGGAGTTGATTTAGTTCCTATTGCTCATGTAGTTTATGAAAATGCTGCCTCAGATTTAAGAGAAGAACCAAATTCAAATTCAAAAATTAGAAGAAGTTCTCATACTATTGCAGATTTAGCTGAAAAAGGTATTGGGGCTTTTACTAAGGAAGATTATTCTGAATTAGCATATAAGAATAGTAATCAATTTTATGAAAAGAGATTTTATTTTGGTGCTGGAAACACTGTAAAAGATATTATATTTTTAAACAAAGAAAAATTTTCATCAGAAGTAGAAAATACTAAAAAAAATAAAAATGAAAGATATTATATAGAAGGTGAATATAAACTTGTAACAACTAATGCTACTGAAGATGAAAGATCAAAAAGCTTTGGAGCAGAAAAAGATGTAAACCCTTTGGATATAACTATGAAAGAATATAGAACTAGAATAGAAGGAAAATCTAAGGCAGAAATTTCAGCTTTCTTAAAAGAAAAAATGGCACAAAAAAATATAAAAAATGTAATTCAAGAGGGAGAAGATTTATATACAGTTGATAGTAAAGGTAGAAAATGGAAAGTTGATTGGAAGTTAGAACCTGTCTCTGTTGAAAGTGGAAGCAAGACTGAATATAAAGATACTGTTTTTACAACTATTAATTATTATAGCCCATTTGATGATAAATCAACTACTGATAATAGAGGAAAATTATTATATACAAAAGATGGCAGTATTTATGCACAAGATAAAAATAGATATACTAATGATGTAAGTTTAAAACTTACTGAAACTGAAACTAAGGTTGAAACTAAAATAAAAAAGATGCTTAAACTTACTAAAAATAAGTATGGGCCTGAAATGGCACTTACACCAGCTGAGTTTAATGCTAACAATGAATATAGAGATCCTAATAAATATTATTCACATTATGATGAAGATGATAATATATATTATGTTAGTAAAATTACTAGAATATCTAAAGAATTTGAAACAACTGATACTAAAAGTATAGAAGAATTTAAAAAATATGCTCAAAATCTAGTTGAAGAAAATATTGATAAAGAAATTAAAGAAAATGTAAAAGTCAAAAAAGATGTAACAAAATCTTTAAATGATTTTATAGCAACAGCAAAAGAAAGAGTTGAAAAAGGGGAAGCTCCTCGTAATCAATTTGATCAATATTTTTATGACAAAAAACATTTATCAAAAGAAGATTTTGAAAATAAATGGATTAAACCTTTCCAAGATGAAAAATATAAGACTGCTAAGGAAAATTATGAAAGAGAATTAGCAGAGGCTCAAAAAAGATTTGAAATTGTTGATAAAGAATATAACAAGTATAAAGATGAAGAAACAAATTTTTATAATAATCCAAATAGACCTTCTACTTTTTATGGAATAGCAACTTGGGAAGGATTAGATACTGAACAACAAAAAAAAGATTACTTAAATAGTTTATCTGATAAAGATAGAAAATATGTTGAGACTTGGGTTAAGCTTTATGAAAATCGTATAAATTTTGAAAAAGAATGGAAAAAATTAAATGCTGAAATATCTGATGGTATTGCTAAAAAATATGGTTTCTGGAATGACCCTTCTGCCACTCCTGAACAAAGAAAATATGTAGGATTAAATGGACTTATAAAAGATTTAGATTTAACTAGAAGTATTGCTGGTAAAAATATTGAATTTAGAGGAATAGGAAGAATAGAAGGAACGGTTGATTTAGGAGAAGGTAAAAATACATTAAAAATAGCAGAGCAAATGACTGGACAATATGGAACTAATATAACATTAGGAGCCTATGCAAAACTTAAAAATATAGATACTGTTGAAGTTGGTGGTTCATTAACTCTTGATAATGCACAAGCTTCAATATCAGGTAGAACTTCTTTAAGAATGGATATAGATGCCACTAAAAAGAATAGTGAAGGGCATTATTATCAACATGCTTTAAAGGATTCTGATCCAAATATAAGATTTATAAAATATGGAACAACTAATATGGATAGTAGAAATGATTTTATGATTGAGTTATTAACAAGTAAAATCACTGAAAATGAAGCTATTATTGATATGGGAAGAAAAATAGATTACACTTGGCATGATATAAAAACTGGAAAAGACTATGATATGACTATTCCATTTGTATCAGACTCAATAGCTCATCAATTAATTAATAATAAAAAATTATCTAAAAATGGAACTTCACTTTTAGAACTAAAAACAAGAGAAGAGTTAAGAAGATTAAATAGTGACGAAAATGCCGTATATAGAAGTATTAGAAATGCAAATAAATTAGGTATTCTTTCTCCTACTCTTACAACAACAAATAAAAAGACTACTTTTAATACTGTTGATCAAGAAAAGGAAGCTAAGAAAAAGAAAGATTTATTAACTTATTTAAAAACTAAAACTGATGAAGAGTTAGTAAATGATTTATCACAATTTAATTTAAGTGAAACAGAAAAGAAAGAGGCATTAGAATTAGTTAAAAAATTAAAAAATAGTGATGATTTTAAATCTATTATGAATAAGGAAAAAGAGTTAAAAACAAAGTTAGATGAAATTAATAAATTAGAAAAAGATTCTAATTATCAAAATTTACACTTTCAAGAAATTGCTAGTAAAATAGAATCAGATTTTAATGATTTATCAAATAAAGTATACTCACTATATCCAAATGCAAAAGATTTAGAAAAACAATTTGAAACAGACCTTAAAAGAGAAGACCCTTATACACTTGTAAAGAAAGCAGTTTTATTAGCTGACAGGAATCCTGAATTAAAAGCTAAATTAGATTCTATAAAAAATGAATTAAAAACTAAATTAAATGATACTAGGGAACTTTTGAAAAAAGACTTAGCAACTATAAAAGAGTTAAAAGCAAAATATCCTAATTCTAAGTTTGGAGATATAGAAAAAACAATAGAAACTATATTATCTGGTGATAATTTAGAAAAAATGGTGTTATCATCAAGAGATTATAATAAAAATTCAGATCTTGCTGCTCTTGTATCTGACTTTAAGAAATTAGTTTCTGATATTTCTTTACAACTAAAAGAAAAAGAAAATATTGTAAAAGCATTGGAAGAAAATGATGCTAGTATAGAACAACCTCGTTATGCAGATTATCATAGATTAAAATCTAAAATATTTTACACTATGAGAGAAGAAGAAGTTTTATCAGAATTAAAAAATATGCTTAACCAATTAAGTGATAGAAATATTTATTCTAAGTTAAATAAAATTTCTAAAAATGAAATTTCAACTTATACAACTATTCCATTTGAAGTAACTCATGCTTTAACTGATAAGAAAAATATAGCAAGAGGTGGATTTATTTCTAATAGAACAGTTCAAGATAATTTCAAAGGAAATATTTATACAGCTTATGGACTTTATGAAACAACTGCTAACTCAAATACTAAGTATGGAGTTTTATTTGGAGGAGCCAATACAAAACATAATGAAGTATATCAAAGAAATCTTACAACTGTTGCAACTGAATCTGAAATAAAAGGTGTATCTGCTTATATTGGAGGATATTTTAATAAACCAGTTATAAATAATTTGAATTGGATTACTGGAATTGGTACTCAATATGGAAGATATAAAGTAAAAAGAGAAATGAGAAACAATTATCAAGATTTACATTCAGAAGGTAAAGTTAATACAGCTTCATTAAATACATATAGTGGATTTATAATAAATTATCCTATACAAGAAGATGTATTTGTACAATTAAAGGGACTTTTAGCATATACTATGGTAAAACAAAGCAAAGTAAATGAAAGTGGAGATTTACCTCTTGATATAAATGGAAAAACTTATCATTATGTTGATGGAGAAGCAGGAATTAGCTTTAATAAAATTTTCTATGGAGAAGATTTAAAAAGTAGTATTTCAGCAGGAGCCTATGGAATTTTAGGTCTATCTGGATATAAGAATAGTAATTTAGAAGGAAAAATTGATGGAAGTTCATCTTCATTTGGAATCAAAGGAGATAAAGTTAAAAGAGATGCTATAAAAATCCATTTAGATTACAATGTTCAAACAGATGCTGGATATACTTATGGACTTGAAGGTACATATATTACTAACTCAAAAGAAAATAATGTTAAAATTGGAGTTAAAGGTGGATATACATTCTAA
- a CDS encoding SH3 domain-containing protein: protein MRKLMLMLMFLILCNLGFSKTYFEVSLNDSSLANLREKASNNSKIVAELDMFDGGEVIKKEGDWYYIKYRTESGKILYGYIHKSQGFLTETYVVSSKDGYANIRWEPSSNGKIAGTEKNGTILEVYDEKGEWLHITYGDSPHFPVAYVHKSQVKKEE, encoded by the coding sequence ATGAGAAAATTAATGTTAATGCTAATGTTTTTGATACTTTGCAATTTAGGATTTTCTAAAACATATTTTGAAGTATCTTTAAATGATTCATCATTAGCTAATCTTAGGGAAAAAGCATCAAATAATTCAAAAATAGTGGCTGAATTGGATATGTTTGATGGAGGTGAAGTCATTAAAAAAGAAGGAGACTGGTACTACATAAAATATAGAACAGAATCAGGGAAAATACTATATGGTTATATCCATAAAAGTCAAGGATTTCTGACAGAAACTTATGTAGTTTCTTCAAAAGATGGATATGCAAATATAAGATGGGAACCTTCTTCAAATGGAAAAATAGCTGGAACAGAAAAAAATGGGACAATATTAGAGGTTTATGATGAAAAGGGAGAATGGCTACATATTACATATGGAGATTCTCCACATTTCCCAGTAGCATATGTACATAAAAGTCAAGTGAAAAAAGAGGAATAA